One segment of Thunnus thynnus chromosome 19, fThuThy2.1, whole genome shotgun sequence DNA contains the following:
- the zcchc9 gene encoding zinc finger CCHC domain-containing protein 9 → MTRWARANNVHKHKPAEATPWNKLKGGGGGGGGRGGHPGGSGIKHGAQRDHLRGTQPGGSAVHKPNRKKKDYENEDVNGFLEYLQQSGQSLPRTDKGGREGEQQLKQEVHIALKKDQRREDRRIKRQNDKKSNMLCFNCRKPGHGLADCPEADRDEEMGRGICYRCGSTEHEIQKCRAKVDPALGEYPYAKCFICGQTGHLSRSCPDNPKGMYAQGGCCRVCGSVEHFQKDCPEHQASTNSVTVGWLSNNMSADHEEVHVPVKKAKPKQTKVVTF, encoded by the exons ATGACGAGGTGGGCGAGAGCCAATAACgtccacaaacacaaaccagcaGAGGCCACTCCATGGAATAAGTtgaaagggggaggaggaggaggaggagggagaggaggtcACCCGGGAGGCTCAGGTATTAAACACGGAGCTCAGAGGGATCATCTGAGAGGGACTCAGCCCGGCGGCTCCGCTGTGCATAAACCCAACCGTAAGAAAAAGGACTACGAGAATGAGGACGTGAACGGGTTCTTGGAGTATCTGCAGCAGAGCGGACAGTCGCTGCCTAGAACTGataaaggagggagggagggagagcagcagCTTAAGCAGGAGGTGCACATCGCTCTGAAGAAAGaccagaggagagaggacagacgGATAAAGAGGCAGAATGACAAGAAGAGCAACATG CTGTGTTTTAACTGCAGGAAGCCGGGTCACGGTTTGGCCGACTGtccagaggcagacagagatgAGGAGATGGGCCGAGGCATCTGCTACCGCTGCGGCTCCACCGAACATGAAATCCAGAAATGCAGAGCTAAAGTCGACCCTGCTCTTG GTGAATACCCATATGCTAAATGCTTCATCTGTGGTCAGACCGGACACTTGTCACGCTCCTGCCCTGATAATCCTAAGGGAATGTATGCACAAG GAGGCTGCTGTCGTGTTTGTGGCTCAGTGGAACATTTTCAGAAGGATTGTCCAGAGCACCAGGCCTCAA CAAACTCTGTGACTGTGGGCTGGTTGTCCAACAATATGAGTGCAGACCATGAGGAGGTGCACGTTCCAGTGAAGAAAGCCAAACCCAAGCAGACTAAAGTGGTGACGTTCTGA